The DNA sequence GCTCGTCCCGACAAAGCCGCCCAGGTAGCTGGCCCGGGCAACTTTGAGCCCCGCATCCGTTCCTTGCGTGCGGCGCAGGGAAAAATCCACCAGCCGCCGCCCCCCGGCCGCTACCGTAGAGCGGGCCGCCTTGGTGGCGATCATAGTTTGCAGATTGATGGCGTTGATGAGAAAGGACTCGACTAACTGCGCTTCGATAATAGGCCCGGTTACCTCCAGGATCGGTTCATCCTTGAAAAAGATGCTCCCTTCCGGCAGGGCCCAGACCTCCCCGGTAAATCGCACCGTTTTTAAGTAATCCAGAAAGGCGATTTTAAACAGGCGGGTTGAATCCAGATAGGCCAGATCGTCTTCGCCAAAGCGCAGGGTTGCCAGATAATTAAGCGCCTCCTCCAACCCGGCGGCCACAAAATAGCCCCGATCCGGGGGATACTTGCGGATGAAGAGGCTAAAAGTCGCCTCCTCATGCATTTCCTCCTCCAGATAGCTGGCTGCCATGGTCAGCTCATAGAGATCGGTGAGAAGGGCGTATTGCTCCCCTAAGTGGGGGTGGTTTATATGCGGGTTATTGGATAGCATTTTTTTGAACTATAAATGTAATGGAATGACCTCTCTGCGTCAATAAATTTTATTGTTCAGCCTTATTAAACCAGACTTGACGGAGGACAGATGTCGTGATAATAAGGTATCATAACAGTAGAGTTGATCTGCGGGTTGGCTGCCGCCAACTACGGAACCCGGTGTGAATCCGGGGCGGTCCCGCCGCTGTAACCGGGGACAAAACCGGCAGAACCACTGTCTGAGCCCACTCAGGCGGGAAGGGCCGGGGGAGGTTGATCCGGAAGCCAGAAGACGAGCAGGTCGATCCTCAGGGCAGGTTTATGGCAACAACCGCCCCTGGCCAGACGCGCCAGGGGCTTTTTTTATGGTGCCCAACCGGTCTAAGTTGCATAAGGCGAATACAAGATTCGCCCCTACCGATGGGCCTGCCGGTACTGCAGTGCCGTAGCGCCGTACCGCCGTAGTTAGCAATTGTTCGCAGCACAGGCTGGAAAGCCGGTGCTACCGGGAAGTCATTACTCATGATGGGCGGGTAACCGCTAAGTCAAGACAATAAAATAGGAAAAGATTTGGCAAACGCTACAGGTGGAAAAATGGCTGATCAGATGTTAGCAGCGGTCCTCCGGGGACCCAAAGATTTAGCGATCACCGAGGTCTCTCGCCCTCTCTGCCCGAGCGGCGGTCTCCTCATACAAGTGCGCGCCTGCTCGCTCTGCGCCACCGACGTCAAGATGTGGCAGCGGGGACATCGTGACCTGCTGTTGCCTCGCATCCTGGGGCATGAGCTCGCCGGAGAAATTGCCGCCGTTTCCGATGATTTATCTGACTTTCAGGTGGGTGACCGGGTGCAGGTGGCTCCGGGATTGCCCTGTGGCCGCTGCCGCTGGTGTCTACAGGGCGCTCCGAACATGTGCCAGGCTATGCAGATTATCGGTTTTCACCACGACGGCGGTTTGGCCGAGTTCGTCGCCGTTCCCGCCGCCGGTGTGCACCAGGGGGCGGTATCGCACCTGCCTGACGCTCTAGCCTTTGACCTTGCCGCCCTGGCCGAGCCCTTGGCCTGCTGCCTGAACGCCCAGGAACTGGCCAGGGTTGGCATGGGGGACCAGGTTGCCATTTGGGGGGCCGGTCCCCAGGGCTGGCTGCAGGTCCAGGTGGCGCGGTTGCGGGGAGCTTCCCGGATAATCCTGGTAGAAAATGATCCCGGACGCTTGCAGGATGCAGTCCAAGCCGGGGCCGATCTATTGTTGGACATTTTCCAGGAAGATCCGGTAACCGCCATTTTGGAGACCACGGCCGGCAAGGGAGTGGAGGTGGTGATTCCAGCCTGTGGCTCTTTGGAGGCTTTTGACTGGGGTTTGGCGGTACTGGCGAAACGAGGCCGTCTGTGTCTTTACTCGGGTCTGCCCAAGGAGGTAGAAACTCATCCGGTAAACCTCAACCGGTTGCATTATCTGGAAGCTTCTCTGGTAGGCGCCTACGGCTGCACCTCCCGGCAGAACGCCCTGGCCCTGGAACTCATGGCCAAGGGACGCATCCGCGTTGATCGTCTGATTACCCACCGCCTTCCTCTAAACCGGGTGGAGGAGGGGTTCGAGCTCGTGCAGAGCCGCCGGGGGCTAAAAGTGGTCATCGAATGTACCTGACTCGGAGTTATTTTATGAATAATCCCAAGAATTATGATGAATTAGAGCTACGCCGCTTTGGCCGGGCCATTACCGAGCTGGCCCAGGGCCAACACCTGAGCCGGGAAGAGACCAAAGAGCTTTACCGCCAGATTCTCCTGGCCGAGCAGCCAGACCTGCAACAGGGAGCTTTTCTGGCGGCGCACATGGCAAAATCTCCTACCCTGGACGAAATTGCCGGTGCCTGGGAGGCCCAGATGGATTATGACGTGGAAACCATCGATCCTCCCCTCCCAGGTCCCTGCGCCGATATCGTTGGCACCGGCTCGGATTATCTCAAGACCCTCAATGCCTCCAGCGGCGCCGCCATCCTGGCGGCGGCGGCCGGAGCCTATGTGGCCAAAAAGGGGGCCCGGGCCGCCACCGGTGTCAGCGGCGCCTCCGATATCTTTGAGACCTTCGGAGTCGACCTCAAGGCCCCTTTGTCTCAGGCGGCCCAAGCCCTGACAGCCCACCGCCTCTGTTACATCCCCGGCGAAAGGTTCCTGCGCTCCGGATGGGGACGTTTGATCGCGGTGATGCGTTTTCGGACCATCTTCAATCTGGCCTGTCCGCTCCTCCTACCCTGCCGCCCTACCCGCTACCTGGTGATCGGGGCCTATAGCGCTGATTTGGCGCGTCAATTGGTCAATATCTGCCGGGAGATCGGCTTAGCGGGGGCCTTGGGCCTCTACGGCCAGAGCGATCAGCATGAGCCGGATCAGGGGATGGATGAAGTCTCGGTCTGCGGTCCTACGCTGGTAGTAGAGCTGCGCCATGATCAAATAACCGAATATGTCCTCGAACCCGAAGACCTGGGTCTGCGGCGATATCCTTATGAAAAAATTGCTGCCCAAGGTGATACTTACCAGAATGCCCTGGCTCTCCTCAAGGTGTTAAGCGCCGGAACCAATGGTGCCGCCGCCGACTTTCTGGCCGCCAACGCCGCCGCAGTGCTCTATCTGTTGAATCTGGCTCCATCCTGGCCTGCTGCGGTGGAACAGGCCCGGCAGACCTTGGCCGCAGGAAAGGCTCTTGACACGTTGCGCTCTCTGGTCGCGGTTCAGCAGGGTAATTCCCGGCATGGAGAAGAAAAACTAAATAAATTGTTGCACCAGATCAACTCGTCTACGACTCTTATCGCCTGGAATTAGAAAGATTACTTCACCCTTGACTTAACCGGCCACTTTTTTATGATAAAGTATTCGGCAACGCTTTCTCTTTAAGTGGCCGCTTTGGATTGTATCCGCCAGTCGAAATGGTTGGAAGACGCATTTTGGCCGGGAGAATCGAAAAATTAAAAGAATATCCATGGATACGTCATATTCGATCAAGCCCCCCAGTGTTCACCCGCTTCAAGTCCTGGTTATCGATGATGAAAAGAACATCCGCGTGGCGCTCGCGGCTTATCTGGAAGGGATGGGCTGCCGGGTCTTGACGGTGGCTACGGCTGGCGCGGCTCTTTCCGCCCTGGAGAGCCAGCCTTTTGATCTTGCCTTTCTGGATCTCCGGCTCAGGGAGATCAGCGGCCTGGAACTTCTTCCTAAACTCCTGTCAGTCAACCCTCGTCTAGCCGTAGTGATGATTACCGCCTACGCCACCATTGATACCGCCGTGGCAGCCATCAAACGGGGAGCGAGGGACTATCTTCCCAAACCGCTGTCACCGGCTCAGATCAAGCACGTGGTAGATGGGCTGGCCGAACGTCTCAATCTCTATCGTCAGGTGGAAGAGCTCCAGGCGCATCTCCGTGAAGCCGTCCCGGAGGTGATCTTGGCAACGGCATCCGTCAAGATGCAGGCGACGCTGGACCTGGTGGAGAAGGTGGCGCCGACCGAGATTTCGGTGCTGCTTCTGGGCGAGAACGGCACCGGCAAAGGAGTTATCGCCCGCTGGCTGCACACCCAAAGCCGGCGCGCCGGAGGTCCCTTTGTGCTGGTCAGTTGTCCTACCCTTTCCGAGGAGCTCCTGGCCAGTGAGTTGTTTGGTCATGTAAAAGGGGCTTTTACTGGCGCCACTCGGGACCGGGAAGGGCGGTTGGAAGCCGCGCACGGGGGAACCTTATTTCTGGATGAAGTGAGTGAGATCTCTTTAGGTTTACAAGCCAAGCTCCTACGGATGCTCCAAGAAAAGCAGTTCGAACGACTGGGGGAAAATCGCACTCGCCGGGTAGATGTGCGGGTGGTGGCGGCCACCAATCGGAATCTGGAAGAAGAAGTCAAGGCTGGCCGGTTCCGGGAAGACTTGTTTTTTCGCCTGAACGCCGTACAAATCAGTATCCCGCCGCTTAGAGAGCGCCGGGAGGACATCCCGATGCTGGCCCGACGGTTCCTGGATTTTTTTGCCCGCCAGACTAGGCGACCTACCCCCGAACTTTCTTCTTCAGCCCTGAACGCCCTTCTTTCTTACTCCTGGCCGGGAAATATTCGGGAACTGCGCAATGTCATGGAGCGGGCCATGATCCTCTGGCCTTCCCAAGTCATTGAGCCGGGGGCTTTCCCAGAGAACATTGCCTCCCAAATATCGGCGGCGCCGGTTTTGGGCGGTGATTATACCCTGGAACGTATCGATCGGGAGCATATCCTCCGAGTCCTGGCGCGGACCACCACGTTAGAGGAAGCAGCTCACATTCTCGGCATCGATTCCTCCACCCTCTGGCGCAGACGGAAAAAATACGACGAAGAAAGCTAAACGTCCAAGTTCGATTAGAGTCTTTTACCGCCCAACTACCGCATATTGCAATATCCTCTCCGGGAAATCTTGCATTTTGCAATTCTCGCCTCCGACTTTCTATTTGTAATCTATTGAAATAACTTTTCTATTCTTCTTTTCGTTCCCGGTCTAATCTTTGCACTATTACTAATAGCTGTTTTAAGGGTTTATGGAATCGAATTGCAAATAAAAGGGAAAGCTATGCTAGACTTAGCTGTTTTCGGTGGAATTTTTATCTTCTTGATTCTCTCGTGGGGGTATGTGCTGCTGGCTGAGAGGTTGTAGGAGAACAACATGACATGGGAATATCTTATCGGCAGCCTTATTTCCCTGATGCTCCTCATATATTTGCTTTATGCGCTGCTGTGGCCGGAGCATTTTTAAGGAATTGTTCTCATGAGTATTGCTTTCCGTGACGACGAGAAGCCCTCGCAGTCCCCCCATTCCGCCACATCGGCCGGGCGTCTACCTGACATTCAACTTGAAAAGCGAGACCGGCGTAAAACTCTCGTCATGGCGTTAGGGGCCCTGGGGGTAGTTTACGGCGACATCGGCACCAGCCCTCTGTATGCCATCAAGGAATGCTTTCACGGCTTCCATGCCATAGAAGTTACCCGAGCCAACATCCTAGGCGTCATGTCCCTGATTTTCTGGTCACTGACCATTGTGGTAACCATCAAGTATGTAACCTTTATTCTTAAAGCTGACAATGAAGGTGAAGGCGGCATCTATGCCCTGACCGCCCTGTTTTTGCGAAAAGGGGGCAAGCTGGTTTCACTAAAAACGGTCAAATATCTTTCCCTGCTGGCCATTTTCGGGGCAGCCCTGCTCTATGGCGACGGCCTTATCACTCCGGTCATCTCCGTGCTTTCGGCGGTGGAAGGGTTAAACGTCGCCACCACGGCGTTCGAAGCTTATGTCTTGCCCATCACCTGCGCTATCCTGATCGGCCTATTTATGATCCAGCGGCAGGGGACGGCGCGCTTGGGCAAGGTATTCGGACTCACCATGCTGCTGTGGTTCTTTTCCCTGGCGAGTTTAGGTCTGATGCAGATACTCAGGCGCCCCGAGGTCTTGGTAGCCCTGAACCCCGGCCATGCGGTGGCCTTTTTTGCCGCCAACCAGTTGCACGGCATGGTGGTATTGGGAGCTGTGGTGTTGGTCATCACCGGAGGTGAAGCCTTGTATGCCGATCTGGGACACTTTGGCCGGGGGCCCATCCAACTTTCCTGGCTGACCATTGTCTTTCCGGCGCTCGTGCTCAACTATTTGGGGCAGTGCGCCCTGCTCCTGGAAAACCCCCAAGCAACTTACCATCCTTTCTATGAGTTGGTCCCCCGGTTCCTGTTGTATCCCATGGTAGTTCTGGCCACGGCGTCCACCGTCATCGCCTCCCAGGCCATGATTTCCGGAGTCTATTCCCTCACCCAGCAGGCCATCCAGATCGGTTATTTACCCAGGCTCCATATTGTCCACACCTCTGGGGAGACCAAGGGGCAGATTTATATGCCGTGGGTAAACACCGGGATGTTGATCGGCTGTTTGGGGCTGGCGATCGCTTTCCAGGAATCGAGCCGTTTGGCGGCGGCCTACGGCATCGCCGTCACGGGCACCATGGGCATCACCACCGTTATCTACTATTATGTGGCCCGTTATAACTGGAACTGGCCACGGTGGAAAGTACTCCTCCCCGTGGGGGTTTTCATCTTTTTCGATCTCGCCTATTTCGGCGCCAACATGCTGAAGTTTGTGGATGGCGGCTGGTTTACCGTATCTGTGGCGGTACTGCTGGCCATTGTGATGATTACCTGGCGGGACGGCCGGAGTCTCCTGGCTAAGCGCTATGAGGACGCCAGGGTTCCCGTGGAGGTTATCTTGAGAGACATCAAGACCTACAAACTGGTCCGCACCCCCAGGACCGGCGCCTTTCTCTCCATTTCCCCCGTGGGGGTCCCCATTACCCTACTGCACCTTCTGAAACACATCGAAGCCCTGCCCCAGAAGGTGGTCTTGATGTCCATCGTTTCCGCCAATACACCTTTCGTCTCCCGGCAAGAGCGGCTGGTCATCACCGCCTTGGGCCAGGATTTCTACCGGGTGATAGCAACCTACGGCTTCATGGAGACCCCCAACATGTCGAAAATCATGGAGATCGCCACTGAACAGGGCCTGGAACTGGACGAGTTTTCCACCACTTTTTACGTGGGCCGGGAAACCCTGATCACCAACGGGGATGGCGGCATGTCTAGCTGGCGCAAAGGACTGTTCGCCTTCCTTTCCAGGAACTCCTGGAACGTTACCATATATTTCGGCATCCCATCCGACCGCGTGGTGGAACTCGGGGTCCAAGTCAGGCTTTAATACTATTAAAATGCTCCTGATTTAAATAACATACCCCAGCAGTGAGGAGAAGCTTCCAATATTTATGGATAGTTCCCCCCGCACTGCCGCCTGAGGGCATGCGTATATCCCAACCGCTTCGGGTGGCTCCAATTTAGGCCCCACTTCCCAGAAGCTGCGGGATCGTGCTATAAATGTCTTAGAAGATTTAAAGAAAAACAATCCCGAAGCCGACTTTCCGGTCCCGGCAGAACTGGTGACGGCCTCCGCCAGCGGCCTGGACCCGCACCTCTCCTTGGCAGGAGCGTTGTGGCAGGTGCCTCGGGTGGCCAAAGCCCGGGGAGTGGCCCCGGAGCGTCTCACCACCGTGGTGAAAGCAAATCTGGAAGGGAGGACCCTGGGAGTTCTGGGAGAACCCCGGGTAAATGTTCTTCTTTTGAACCTGGCCCTGGATCGGCAGTTTGGCAGGCCTTGACTTGGTTTAAACTATGAACCCCACTACCAACCGCGCCCAAGACTTCCTGGACCTGCTGGAACGCGCCAAGCGCGGCCGGCTGAAAATCTACCTCGGCTTTGCCGCCGGCGTGGGCAAGACCGTGCGCATGCTCAAAGAGGCCCATGCCCTGAAGCTGCGCGGCGTGGATGTGGTCCTGGCCTACATCGAGCCCCATGGCCGGGCGGAAACCGCAGAGTTGATCGGCGATCTCGAGGTCATTCCCCGGAAGCAGTTTGTCTATCGGGGCATCACGGTGGAAGAGATGGACCTGGACGCGGTCTTGGCCCGGCGCCCGGAAATTGCCATCGTGGACGAGGTGGCGCATACCAATGTACCCTTGTGCCGCCACCGGAAACGCTATCAGGATATTCTGGAAATTACCGAGGCAGGCATCAACGTCATTTGCGCTTTTAATATCCAACACCTGGAGAGTCTCAACGACCTCATCGAACGAGTAACCGGGGTGGTGGTCCGGGAAACTATCCCCGATACCTTTGTTAAGGAAGCCGATCAGGTGGTCACCGTGGATCTGTCGGTGGACGACCTCATGGAACGCCTGAAGAGCGGTAAAATCTACACCCGGGACAAGATTCCCTGGGCCTTGGAGCATTTTTTCCGGATCGCCAACCTCTCTACGTTGCGGGAACTGGCGCTCCTGGAGGTGGCCGAGAGCCTGGGCCGGCGGCAGCCCTCCGGTCCTGAGGAATTGAAACTTCAAGACAGAGTCTCCCTTAGGACCTTGGGACGGGTCATGGTCTGCATGGCTTCGGCCTCTCCCCGGGCCAAAACGCTTCTCCGGAAAGGCTCCCGCATGGCCGGTCGTCTCAATACCCATTGGTTTGTGGTGTATGTGGAAACCCCAGGCGAAGCCCCAACCCAGATCGAAGCCGAAACCCAACGCCATCTTTTGGAAAACTTTCAAAAGGCCCGGGAATTGGGCGCCGAGGTTATCCGCCTCCAGGCCAAGGACCCGGTTCCGGCCATCCTCGACTTTGCCCGTTCCCATGGCGTCGGCCACATTGTCATCGGCCGCTCCCAGCAACCCTGGTGGCGAAAACTCCTGGGCCGTTCCGTGTCTCACCGGATCATCGATGAGGCTGCGGGGTTTGATGTCCATGTTATCTCTTTCGAAGAGGAGGAGTAAGACGGCATGCTCCTGAAAACCAAACTCCTGTTAGCCCAGGTTCCCCTGGCCCTGGCCCTCTTGGTGCTGGGCATCGTTGCCGTCGCCACCATCGGCCAGTTGGGGTCCCATTCGGAAAGAATCCTCCACGACAACTATCGGAGCGTCCTGGCCGCCCAGCGCATGAAGGAAGCCATCGAGCGTATGGATTCAGCCGCTCTCTTTATCGCTTTGGGACGGCGGGAGCAGGGAAAGCAATTGGCCCTCAGCAACCGCAAGGTTTTTGAAGAAGAATTGGCGGTGCAAGTAAGGAATATCACCGAAAAAGGGGAACGAGAGGTCTCTAACGCCTTGGCCGCCCGCTGGCGGGATTACTTGACAGCCTATGAGAACTTCATCCAGGAAACGTCAAACGAGGCTTTGAGGGATCGTGTTTTCTCCGATCTTTTCCCTAAATTTCTTGCCATCAAAGAGGGTGCGGACCATATTCTCTCCCTGAACCAGGATGCCATGATCAGAAAAAGCGATGAAGTGCGCCAGGTTTCCCAGCGCCTGGAGAGATTGATTACCTTCGCCGCCCTGGTCGCCGCCCTGGCTGGCATTTTTGCCTCTAGCGTATTGACCACCAGGATTATCAGACCCCTTTCGGTTCTGACTCAAACCGCTCGCCGGATCAAGGAGGGTGATCTGGCGGTCCGGGCCCGGGTTGAGGGGTCTGATGAGATTGCCCTGTTAGCCCAGGAATTCAACACGATGACCGACAGCCTGGATCGTTATCGCCGGAGTTCTTTAGGGGAATTGCTCCAGGCCCAACAAGCTTCCCAGGCTGCCATCGACAATCTTCCCGATCCGGTTTTGGCTACCAACCTGGAGGGAAAAATTCTGGGCGCCAACCGTATTGCCGAAGCGTGGTTTGGCCCGATTTTATCCGGCTCTTGTGAGGAAACCGGGCAAAATCCGGAACCCGTATTGACTACCGCCATCAAGAAGGCCAGAAAATATGTGCTGGCCGGTAAGGGGGCGTATCGGCCTTCGGACCTGGAAGATGCGGTAAACATACATGCACCCGAGGGGGAACGCTCGGTGCTGCCCCTGGCTGTACCGGTGTATGATCAAAACGGCAACTTGGCCAGCGTCAGTCTGATTCTCCGGGACGTTACTCCCCAGAGCAAAATGGATGCCATGAGCAAAAGCCTGGTCGCTACTTTTGCCCATGAATTCCGGACGCCCTTGACTTCGTTACATCTGGCCATTCACATTTTGCTGGATCAATTGGCCGGTGCGATGACGGAAAAGCAGCTTGACCTGATTTATGCTGCCCGGGAGGATTGTGAACGGCTGCAAAACCTAGTGGATGACATCCTGAATCTGGTCCGCCTCCAATCCGGCAAGATTGAACTGCGGCGGGTGGTGATCCGGATTTTCTCCATCATCAAGAACATTATCGACCAGCACCGCCTTCTAGCCGAGGAGCAGGGACTTGATCTGGCCTGCGTCTATCCTCCTTTTGATGAAGAGGTCTTTGCCGATCCCGAGCGTTTGGAACTGGTTTTTGCCAATTTGATCACTAATGCCATCCGACATACGCCAGCCGGCGGCTCCATCGAAATCCGGGTCCTTCCTGAAAAAGAGTTCCTACGGATTGAAATAAAAGATACCGGTGAAGGCATTCCGCTGGAATATCAGTCCCAGATCTTCGAAAAGTATTTTCAGGTTTCCGGTAGTAGCTGGAAAGGTGTTGGCTTGGGTCTGGCCCTGGCCAAAAATATCATTGCAGCCCATGGTGGAGAAATAGGTCTTTCAAGCCAATCGGGCCAGGGAAGCACATTTTGGTTTACCCTCCCAAGACTGGAGAACAAGCCGATGGATAATGGCTTGTGATAAAACCGCGTTGCACTTAAGATCACGTTTTGAAGCTTCACAGGAGATTGGCAAGAAAAGAGTTTCGAGTTTTAAATTCCGAGTTTCGGATTAATAAAGAAATAACTTTTACACAGGCTGGAAGCCTGTGCCACCGCCAAATGATTTTCATAGTTTGCGGGCGATTTTAAAGAATAATAGTTACATAGAAAATAGCCGGTAGGACGGGAAAGCGCAGCGCATGCCGCCGCAGTTAGGAAATGATTGTTTCACAGGCTAGAAAGCCCGTCTACCAGCAATGGAAAGATAAAAACTTCAACATCTGGTGAAAAATGCGGGTGAAAACCCTCATTTTTTTTAGTGACAATATATTATAATTGTGTTAGTGGAAAGCAAAGTTGCATAAGTAGTAAAATCGTAACACTTCAGTTGTTTGGGGCGAATACAAGATTCTCCCCTAGGGGTGGGCCTGTCGGCGCTGTAGTGCTGTAGGGTGGTCACCGCCCACCATTCCTTGATCTATTTTCTCAGGTAGCTGAAGTATTACGTAAAATACAATTTGCCATAATCTTCCTCAGGTGCCAAAAAGATGGTAGCCGCAAAGCCTTCCTTCCTCTTCAGGCATTCATATCCAGGTACCCGAGCGCCTCTCTTTGACCATCCTGGCAGGAAAAATCCATGTCAAAAAACATAAAGAACCTTTTCTGGGGAATCATCTGTGTTCTCGCCGTTGGGGCCGGTATTTATCGCGGTGGATTGGTTTTGGGGTTATTGGTGGTTGTTCTGGCGTTCATCTTTTTGAAAGGAAGGGTTGGCCATGCAAAAGCAAAGTTCTAAGTTGGTTGCGGTTTCGGTTGGATTGTTTCTTCTCGGTCTCTATTGTGCCGGTTGTGCCAGCAGCAAAGGTTCGGTCTCAGCGGTTGCCCCTCTGCAAACTGATGTCTCCCTGGGAAAGTATGAAAAGGTGCTGATAGAGATTAAAAACAACGATAACATACAGATAACCGCCTCCGAAAAAGAAAGAATTTTAATGCAAATTATTGCGGCGGTGAAAAGAGATTATCCTACCAGATTTAAAGGTGTTAACGAAGGCGGCGACGATCCCGCCACTTTGCGGGCCATCGTTAACATCACCCAGTATGATAAAGGCAACGCCTTTGCAAGGGCCATGCTGGCGGGCTTGGGTCAGATAAAAATCAACGCCGACGTGAGTATCTGCGACAGCTCCTCTAGCGAAACCTTATGCAGATACGAAGCTTCCAAGAGATTTGCTTGGGGCGGGATTTATGGGGGATCTACGACTATAGAGACGGTTGAAGAGGGTTTTGCCAAGGCCGTGGCGGATTGCATCTGTGGCGCCAGTGAGGCCAGCAAGGGAAAATCGTAGTTCCTGCCGCATGCTCATCAGGGGGGGGTTATTCGCCCCCCCAACGCCAGGTGAAAGGGTTCATAATGATTAGCCAGCCACTTTTAAAAAGACCACCGCCAATGGCGGCAACGTCAGGTTGAGAGAGAACGGGCGTCCGTGATGCGGCCAGGGGTCGGCGTAGAGGCCGCCGGCATTACCCAAGCCACTGCCCCCATACTCGAGGGCGTCGCTGTTGAGTAATTCTTTCCAGAAGCCGCCGTGAGGAACGCCCGTGCGGTAGTTAAAGCGGGGCACCGGCGTGAAATTGCAGGCCACCAGGACAACATCCTCGGGACGCTGGCCCTGGCGCAGAAAGGTGATGACGCTGGCGTCCACGTCATTGCAGTCGATCCATTCAAAGCCGGTCCAGTTGAAATCTACTTCATAAAGGGCGGGTTGCTGCCGATAGGTCCGGTTCAGGTCGGCCAGCCAACGCTGTACGCCCGCATGGCTGGGAAAGTCCAGCAGATGCCAGTCAAGGCTGGTTTCATGGTACCATTCATTCCATTGGCCGAACTCCATCCCCATAAACAGGAGCTTTTTCCCCGGCTGGCCATACATATAGCCGAAGAGCAGGCGCAGGTTGGCAAATTTCTGCCAATAGTCGCCCGGCAGGTTGTGAATCAAGGAACCCTTGCCATGCACCACTTCGTCATGCGAAAGGGGCAGCACAAAGTTTTCGGTGAAGGCGTAGAGCATGCGGAAGGTGATGGTATTGTGGTGATAACGCCGGTGAATGGGGTCATGAGTCAGGTATTGTAAGGTGTCGTGCATCCAGCCCATGTCCCACTTCAGCCCGAAGCCCAAACCGCCCAGGTAGGTCGGGCGGGAGACCATGGACCAATCGGTGGATTCCTCTGCAATAGTCTGCACGTCAGGAAAGTTCTTGTAGACCTCTTCATTGAACTTGCGCAGAAACCAGATGGCCTCGATATTCTCCTTGCCGCCATAGATATTGGGAATCCACTCCCCTTCTTCGCGGGAATAGTCCAGATAGAGCATGGAAGCCACGGCGTCTACCCTGAGACCGTCGGCGTGGTGTTTATCCAGCCAATAGAAAGCGCTGCTCAAGAGGAAGCTGCGGACCTCATTGCGGCCATAATTAAAGATATAACTGTTCCAGTCCGGATGGAAGCCTTTGCGCATATCGGCGTGCTCGTAAAGATGCGTGCCATCGAAGTAACCCAGACCGTGTTCATCGGCCGGAAAGTGAGACGGCACCCAATCCAAAATGACCCCGATACCGCGCTGGTGCAGCAGGTCTACCAGATACATGAAATCCTGGGGATTGCCATAGCGGCTGGTGGGGGCAAAATAACCGGTGGTCTGATAGCCCCAGGAACCATAGAAGGGGTGCTCCATGACTGGCAGAAATTCTACGTGGGTGAAACCCATC is a window from the Desulfobacca acetoxidans DSM 11109 genome containing:
- a CDS encoding sigma-54-dependent transcriptional regulator, producing MDTSYSIKPPSVHPLQVLVIDDEKNIRVALAAYLEGMGCRVLTVATAGAALSALESQPFDLAFLDLRLREISGLELLPKLLSVNPRLAVVMITAYATIDTAVAAIKRGARDYLPKPLSPAQIKHVVDGLAERLNLYRQVEELQAHLREAVPEVILATASVKMQATLDLVEKVAPTEISVLLLGENGTGKGVIARWLHTQSRRAGGPFVLVSCPTLSEELLASELFGHVKGAFTGATRDREGRLEAAHGGTLFLDEVSEISLGLQAKLLRMLQEKQFERLGENRTRRVDVRVVAATNRNLEEEVKAGRFREDLFFRLNAVQISIPPLRERREDIPMLARRFLDFFARQTRRPTPELSSSALNALLSYSWPGNIRELRNVMERAMILWPSQVIEPGAFPENIASQISAAPVLGGDYTLERIDREHILRVLARTTTLEEAAHILGIDSSTLWRRRKKYDEES
- a CDS encoding zinc-dependent dehydrogenase, with the translated sequence MADQMLAAVLRGPKDLAITEVSRPLCPSGGLLIQVRACSLCATDVKMWQRGHRDLLLPRILGHELAGEIAAVSDDLSDFQVGDRVQVAPGLPCGRCRWCLQGAPNMCQAMQIIGFHHDGGLAEFVAVPAAGVHQGAVSHLPDALAFDLAALAEPLACCLNAQELARVGMGDQVAIWGAGPQGWLQVQVARLRGASRIILVENDPGRLQDAVQAGADLLLDIFQEDPVTAILETTAGKGVEVVIPACGSLEAFDWGLAVLAKRGRLCLYSGLPKEVETHPVNLNRLHYLEASLVGAYGCTSRQNALALELMAKGRIRVDRLITHRLPLNRVEEGFELVQSRRGLKVVIECT
- a CDS encoding potassium transporter Kup, with protein sequence MSIAFRDDEKPSQSPHSATSAGRLPDIQLEKRDRRKTLVMALGALGVVYGDIGTSPLYAIKECFHGFHAIEVTRANILGVMSLIFWSLTIVVTIKYVTFILKADNEGEGGIYALTALFLRKGGKLVSLKTVKYLSLLAIFGAALLYGDGLITPVISVLSAVEGLNVATTAFEAYVLPITCAILIGLFMIQRQGTARLGKVFGLTMLLWFFSLASLGLMQILRRPEVLVALNPGHAVAFFAANQLHGMVVLGAVVLVITGGEALYADLGHFGRGPIQLSWLTIVFPALVLNYLGQCALLLENPQATYHPFYELVPRFLLYPMVVLATASTVIASQAMISGVYSLTQQAIQIGYLPRLHIVHTSGETKGQIYMPWVNTGMLIGCLGLAIAFQESSRLAAAYGIAVTGTMGITTVIYYYVARYNWNWPRWKVLLPVGVFIFFDLAYFGANMLKFVDGGWFTVSVAVLLAIVMITWRDGRSLLAKRYEDARVPVEVILRDIKTYKLVRTPRTGAFLSISPVGVPITLLHLLKHIEALPQKVVLMSIVSANTPFVSRQERLVITALGQDFYRVIATYGFMETPNMSKIMEIATEQGLELDEFSTTFYVGRETLITNGDGGMSSWRKGLFAFLSRNSWNVTIYFGIPSDRVVELGVQVRL
- the trpD gene encoding anthranilate phosphoribosyltransferase, which produces MNNPKNYDELELRRFGRAITELAQGQHLSREETKELYRQILLAEQPDLQQGAFLAAHMAKSPTLDEIAGAWEAQMDYDVETIDPPLPGPCADIVGTGSDYLKTLNASSGAAILAAAAGAYVAKKGARAATGVSGASDIFETFGVDLKAPLSQAAQALTAHRLCYIPGERFLRSGWGRLIAVMRFRTIFNLACPLLLPCRPTRYLVIGAYSADLARQLVNICREIGLAGALGLYGQSDQHEPDQGMDEVSVCGPTLVVELRHDQITEYVLEPEDLGLRRYPYEKIAAQGDTYQNALALLKVLSAGTNGAAADFLAANAAAVLYLLNLAPSWPAAVEQARQTLAAGKALDTLRSLVAVQQGNSRHGEEKLNKLLHQINSSTTLIAWN
- the kdpF gene encoding K(+)-transporting ATPase subunit F — encoded protein: MTWEYLIGSLISLMLLIYLLYALLWPEHF